A part of Desulfobacter sp. genomic DNA contains:
- a CDS encoding cache domain-containing protein has product MIKKTLLTAAVIWLAVLPLTGSAEDLTAQLCKEKVIAAANLLGKEGRQAFDKIKDPKGDFRFAGGSGYVWIHSLDGIMLMHPISPSLDGKGLYNLQDKNGVYFFMAFNEMVEENGAGWVPYSWPKPGKKAPSPKVSYVKLAEHGDEQFVVGAGMYDVTPAAIKSMFPDDPIYEQ; this is encoded by the coding sequence ATGATTAAAAAAACGCTGTTAACTGCGGCCGTCATCTGGCTTGCCGTCCTGCCCCTAACAGGATCCGCCGAAGACCTAACGGCCCAATTGTGTAAAGAAAAAGTCATTGCCGCAGCCAACCTGCTTGGCAAAGAGGGCCGGCAGGCCTTTGACAAAATCAAAGATCCCAAAGGGGACTTCAGGTTTGCCGGCGGCTCCGGCTATGTTTGGATACACAGCCTGGACGGGATCATGCTCATGCACCCCATTTCACCCTCTTTGGACGGAAAGGGCCTGTACAACCTCCAGGATAAAAACGGAGTGTACTTTTTCATGGCCTTCAATGAAATGGTGGAAGAAAACGGGGCCGGGTGGGTCCCCTATTCCTGGCCCAAACCCGGTAAAAAAGCGCCCTCCCCCAAGGTATCCTATGTCAAGCTGGCAGAACACGGAGACGAACAATTCGTGGTGGGGGCGGGGATGTATGACGTTACCCCGGCAGCCATCAAGTCCATGTTTCCCGATGATCCGATATACGAACAATAA
- a CDS encoding MCP four helix bundle domain-containing protein: protein MMLTRSITIGKKIGIGFFSLIIIITVLGSMGIWWMSTTRKASEILVREFVPEMAIASDIRGGANSLMYHMRGFVFTEDPAYFESSLKALELLDSSILKGGQLMETAENLTTLKAELARIGHSKTEYKKAMISIKKTISDLARERGILEKNAGTYMQNSNDFLESQTRAFNRDLDERRKKVTLVTDMVNLGNRVHTLCFNAQLSNNMKEMESAGNLLKTLDGLALPLRAITRHPDDIKRIDETQNAAKEYLQAITGYMETNMALAAAERRLKANARAYMGNCTLLLKSRRMGANGDGTQDTSKKQITQVAQLMALGNNVQVMTYKAMADKNTNRMQAAVKKFKNFEKNLVKLKELTHTQYDLDRIMETLTAGNNYIKTMDAYLGAFRRLDDHRRVMKNAADRYTDQCREFLDSQQESLARDMRRSHKKTTLMNQIAALGKETRIRSFKSQALNHPPIMKEGLSLFEKIDQAFDDLSKLTKDKADISRLGEIQKAGLAYRESLSRFLNDWNLLRQLDRDRETLGRKVIATTRSLQENAGQSTHRIANDAASQLSRASVMMMAGLGVALGLGLVLSFFISRNIMGGMRTVAGDMDQGAVQVASASEQISSAGQTMAHGSARQATAIETVSATMDKMSDMTRRNADHSSQADRLMKDAGAIVGSAGSAMDELTRSMARISEASSDTGNIISTIDEIAFQTNLLALNAAVEAARAGEAGAGFSVVAEEVRNLAMRATEAAKTTADLIQGTIKRVEQGNGLVEKTNAAFAQVAESTGRAGKLVGEISTASSEQSAGIEQINLSIGEMSGVVQQMAANAEEMASASEELNAQAEQMKSGVKDLMRMVGARGNGGPGAVQRLAGPQSRAITDRPPSPDASSPPSGSIGWEICDGQQP, encoded by the coding sequence ATGATGCTTACTCGGTCCATCACCATCGGCAAAAAAATCGGCATTGGATTCTTTTCCCTGATCATTATTATCACGGTCCTCGGCAGCATGGGCATATGGTGGATGAGTACCACCCGGAAGGCGTCCGAAATCCTGGTCCGGGAATTTGTTCCGGAAATGGCAATCGCATCGGATATCAGGGGGGGAGCCAACAGCCTGATGTATCATATGAGGGGCTTTGTTTTCACGGAGGACCCGGCATATTTTGAATCGTCCCTAAAGGCTTTGGAATTGCTGGACTCAAGTATCCTAAAGGGCGGCCAGCTGATGGAGACCGCTGAAAATCTAACCACCCTAAAGGCCGAGCTTGCCAGAATCGGCCACTCAAAAACAGAATATAAAAAAGCCATGATTTCCATTAAGAAAACCATTTCAGACCTGGCCCGGGAACGAGGCATCCTGGAGAAAAACGCCGGAACCTATATGCAGAATTCCAATGACTTCCTGGAAAGCCAGACCCGGGCATTTAACCGGGATCTGGATGAACGCAGGAAAAAAGTCACCCTGGTCACGGACATGGTCAACCTGGGAAACAGGGTCCATACCCTCTGCTTTAACGCCCAGCTGTCCAATAATATGAAAGAAATGGAATCGGCGGGAAATCTGCTCAAAACCCTGGACGGCCTGGCCCTCCCCCTGCGTGCAATTACCCGCCATCCCGACGACATCAAGCGCATCGATGAAACCCAAAACGCCGCCAAAGAATACCTTCAGGCCATCACGGGATATATGGAAACCAATATGGCGCTGGCAGCGGCGGAACGCAGACTCAAGGCAAATGCCAGGGCCTATATGGGCAACTGCACCCTACTCCTGAAAAGCCGGCGCATGGGCGCAAACGGCGACGGCACCCAGGATACCTCCAAAAAACAAATCACCCAGGTCGCGCAGCTCATGGCATTGGGCAACAACGTACAGGTCATGACCTACAAGGCCATGGCCGACAAAAACACAAACCGGATGCAGGCCGCCGTTAAAAAATTCAAAAACTTTGAAAAAAACCTAGTCAAACTCAAAGAGCTCACCCACACCCAATATGACCTGGACCGAATCATGGAAACCCTGACGGCCGGGAACAATTACATCAAAACCATGGATGCATACCTCGGGGCCTTCCGCAGGCTGGACGACCACCGGCGGGTCATGAAAAATGCGGCAGACCGTTATACGGACCAGTGCCGGGAGTTTCTGGACAGCCAGCAGGAAAGCCTGGCCCGGGATATGCGCAGAAGCCATAAGAAAACCACATTGATGAATCAGATCGCAGCCCTGGGCAAAGAGACCCGGATCCGCTCGTTCAAATCCCAGGCATTGAACCATCCGCCCATCATGAAAGAGGGGCTCTCCCTTTTTGAAAAAATAGACCAGGCATTTGATGATCTGTCGAAGCTGACAAAAGACAAGGCAGACATCTCCCGGCTGGGAGAGATACAAAAGGCCGGGTTGGCCTACCGTGAAAGCCTGTCCCGGTTTCTCAATGACTGGAATTTGCTCCGGCAGCTTGACCGGGACAGGGAAACCCTGGGCCGGAAGGTGATTGCAACTACCAGATCCCTGCAGGAAAATGCCGGGCAAAGCACCCACCGCATTGCCAACGATGCGGCCTCACAATTATCCAGGGCATCGGTGATGATGATGGCCGGCCTGGGAGTTGCCCTGGGCCTGGGGCTTGTTCTTTCCTTTTTCATCTCACGAAACATCATGGGCGGGATGCGGACTGTGGCCGGAGACATGGACCAGGGCGCCGTCCAGGTGGCGTCGGCCTCGGAGCAGATATCCAGCGCCGGCCAGACCATGGCCCATGGGTCGGCCCGCCAGGCCACCGCAATTGAAACCGTATCCGCCACCATGGATAAGATGTCCGACATGACCCGCCGGAATGCCGACCATTCAAGCCAGGCCGACCGACTGATGAAAGATGCCGGTGCCATTGTGGGGTCGGCCGGATCGGCCATGGACGAATTGACCCGGTCCATGGCCCGGATTTCAGAAGCCAGCAGTGACACGGGAAATATTATTTCCACCATTGACGAAATCGCCTTCCAAACCAATCTCCTTGCATTGAATGCCGCCGTGGAAGCCGCCCGGGCCGGCGAAGCGGGCGCGGGGTTTTCCGTGGTGGCAGAAGAGGTCAGGAATCTTGCCATGCGGGCCACGGAAGCGGCAAAAACCACAGCAGACCTCATTCAGGGCACAATAAAGCGGGTGGAACAGGGGAACGGTCTGGTGGAGAAAACCAATGCCGCATTTGCCCAGGTGGCCGAAAGTACCGGCAGGGCAGGCAAACTGGTGGGTGAAATATCGACGGCCTCTTCGGAACAATCTGCGGGCATTGAGCAGATCAACCTCAGCATCGGAGAAATGTCCGGGGTGGTACAGCAGATGGCGGCCAATGCAGAAGAAATGGCCTCGGCCTCGGAGGAACTCAACGCCCAGGCAGAACAGATGAAATCCGGGGTAAAAGACCTGATGCGGATGGTCGGCGCCCGGGGAAACGGGGGACCTGGGGCTGTCCAAAGGCTTGCCGGGCCTCAGAGCCGCGCCATTACGGACAGGCCGCCATCCCCGGATGCCTCCTCCCCGCCGTCCGGAAGCATCGGATGGGAAATATGCGACGGGCAACAGCCTTAA
- a CDS encoding SurA N-terminal domain-containing protein: MMKGFNLGWRLICIILILSGLFACNRSPGTKPDGGMALSVNGSVISIREFNEQIKLDAYADPEMEITRETRERFADYLIQRELMLQEAVRLKLDQRTAFVQAMERYWESTLIRNLLDVKTAEVKQNILVNREEIETYYLAHQDEFGRPFDEVKESIQSILETRHLEKKLENWTTQLRTSADITVNHGYIKGE; this comes from the coding sequence ATGATGAAAGGTTTCAATCTTGGCTGGCGTTTGATTTGCATCATCCTGATCCTGTCGGGACTTTTTGCCTGCAATCGTTCTCCCGGGACAAAACCGGATGGAGGGATGGCGCTGTCAGTCAACGGTTCTGTGATCTCCATCCGGGAATTTAATGAACAGATTAAGCTGGATGCCTATGCCGACCCGGAGATGGAGATTACCCGGGAGACCCGGGAGCGGTTTGCCGATTACCTGATTCAGCGGGAACTGATGCTCCAGGAGGCGGTACGGCTCAAACTGGATCAGAGAACCGCTTTTGTCCAGGCCATGGAGCGATATTGGGAATCCACCCTGATTCGCAACCTTCTGGATGTGAAAACAGCGGAGGTGAAACAGAATATCCTGGTGAACCGGGAGGAAATAGAAACATATTATCTGGCCCATCAGGACGAGTTCGGCCGCCCCTTTGACGAGGTAAAGGAGAGTATCCAAAGCATCCTTGAAACCAGGCACCTGGAGAAAAAACTTGAGAACTGGACAACGCAACTGCGTACCTCAGCAGACATTACCGTGAACCATGGCTATATAAAAGGAGAATAA
- a CDS encoding methyl-accepting chemotaxis protein — translation MPAHANGIKRRRYFIKRGFQARFIFRFCLILVLGAAATVALTLFNTQGSLTSTYVDSRLVIKSTSLAIMPSVILTTLLTTGLIGAVVAIVTLLASHKIAGPIYRFEKDILRIAQGDLKYRIRIRKGDQFQELAVSLNHMTQGLAQRVSAVRDKAGALAAEGDEGAVQVIKTIDEKFIL, via the coding sequence ATGCCTGCCCATGCAAATGGAATCAAGCGCCGCCGGTATTTTATCAAAAGGGGGTTTCAGGCCCGGTTCATTTTCAGGTTTTGCCTGATTCTGGTCCTGGGGGCTGCGGCCACCGTGGCCCTGACCCTGTTCAACACCCAGGGGTCGCTAACCTCCACCTATGTGGATTCCCGGCTGGTGATCAAAAGCACCTCCCTGGCCATCATGCCGTCGGTTATATTAACCACCCTGCTGACGACAGGCCTCATTGGTGCGGTGGTCGCCATCGTTACCCTTTTGGCCTCCCATAAAATCGCCGGTCCCATCTACCGGTTTGAGAAGGATATCCTCCGCATCGCCCAGGGGGACCTGAAGTACCGGATCCGCATCAGAAAAGGGGATCAGTTCCAGGAGCTGGCCGTATCCCTGAACCATATGACCCAGGGGCTTGCACAGCGGGTCTCGGCGGTCAGGGACAAGGCCGGTGCATTGGCCGCAGAAGGGGATGAGGGTGCGGTGCAGGTGATAAAGACCATCGACGAAAAGTTTATCCTTTGA
- a CDS encoding DUF309 domain-containing protein, whose translation MFDPFEKRASRDIRNRLSEYFLNTLAEGGWQAFEAEAQALRRGAPDGDHRAYIDHRMAAYLKVYNGKKGKNEVELARLLWDKGLFFECHEWVEPLWIAARGSEKKALQGIIRAAGARVLDQAGRRAPAISSAQKAAALIRAHGSHIPAPFNPGELIKALAHLLP comes from the coding sequence ATGTTCGATCCCTTTGAAAAGCGGGCCAGCCGCGACATCCGCAACCGGCTGTCCGAATATTTCCTCAACACCCTGGCAGAAGGCGGATGGCAGGCATTTGAAGCCGAAGCCCAGGCCTTGAGACGCGGGGCGCCGGACGGGGACCACCGGGCCTATATCGACCACAGGATGGCAGCCTACCTGAAGGTCTATAACGGGAAAAAGGGAAAAAATGAGGTGGAACTGGCCCGCCTTCTCTGGGACAAGGGTCTCTTTTTTGAATGCCACGAATGGGTGGAACCCCTGTGGATTGCCGCCCGGGGATCAGAAAAAAAGGCCCTTCAGGGCATCATCCGGGCAGCCGGTGCCCGGGTGCTGGACCAGGCCGGACGCCGGGCCCCGGCAATCTCATCCGCCCAAAAGGCTGCGGCGCTCATCCGTGCCCACGGCAGCCACATCCCGGCCCCCTTTAATCCCGGGGAACTGATCAAGGCTCTGGCGCACCTGCTTCCCTAA
- a CDS encoding class I SAM-dependent methyltransferase yields MDTNEKYEAQARMLANRVKKRYKHLYKRYKKQHLEVFRLYDWDIPEIRAVVDWYGGHLVVGEYSRKQSAPEWLPAMGKAVAAALNVPGEKLHLKIRKAGIQEGTRYQRLENRNVKIPMWERDLQFLINPSDYVDTGLFSDHRNTRQRVREMAAGKDFLNLYCYTGAFTCYAARGGAASTLSVDRSETAVNWVRENLALNKLDGPAHRQIQLDTFDYLKKAVNQDRRFDLAVVDPPSYSTTRLTEQHFDIARDHPELLNQVFLLMRPGATLFFSTNHQNFDLKTHRLDAGDIREITDQTIPEDYVNKRKTIHRCWEIRF; encoded by the coding sequence ATGGACACCAATGAAAAATATGAGGCCCAGGCCCGGATGCTGGCCAACCGGGTCAAAAAGCGCTACAAGCATCTGTACAAACGGTACAAAAAACAACACCTTGAGGTATTCCGCCTCTACGACTGGGATATTCCGGAGATCCGTGCGGTGGTGGACTGGTATGGCGGCCACCTGGTGGTGGGGGAATACAGCCGGAAACAGTCCGCTCCGGAATGGCTGCCCGCCATGGGCAAGGCCGTGGCGGCGGCCTTAAATGTTCCCGGAGAAAAGCTTCACCTGAAAATCCGCAAGGCCGGCATCCAGGAGGGGACCCGGTACCAGCGCCTGGAAAACCGCAATGTCAAAATTCCCATGTGGGAAAGGGATCTGCAGTTCCTCATCAACCCCAGCGATTATGTGGACACCGGGCTGTTCTCCGACCACAGGAACACCCGGCAGCGGGTGAGGGAAATGGCCGCCGGCAAGGACTTTCTAAACCTTTACTGCTACACCGGGGCCTTTACCTGCTATGCGGCCAGGGGCGGTGCCGCCTCCACCCTATCCGTGGACCGGTCTGAAACCGCCGTCAACTGGGTAAGGGAAAACCTGGCCCTGAACAAACTGGACGGCCCGGCCCACCGGCAGATCCAATTGGACACCTTTGACTATCTGAAAAAAGCGGTGAACCAGGACAGGCGGTTCGACCTGGCTGTGGTGGATCCCCCTTCCTATTCCACCACCCGGCTCACAGAACAGCACTTTGACATCGCCCGGGACCACCCGGAACTGCTCAACCAGGTCTTTTTGCTCATGCGGCCCGGGGCCACCCTGTTTTTCTCCACCAACCACCAGAATTTTGATCTGAAAACCCACCGGCTCGACGCCGGGGACATCAGGGAAATCACAGACCAGACCATTCCCGAGGATTATGTGAACAAACGCAAAACAATCCACCGGTGCTGGGAGATCCGTTTCTGA
- a CDS encoding ankyrin repeat domain-containing protein — protein sequence MEQNTPFEIATLFMGILMFLLFLVYKIKSGRVRKREKKLLGEQLMTFVDKGYADLEDDEGRDILYLAATGGFAPVTAAAIEKGADPNRLYGGDPLLRILARDHPLGTGAATVLLEGGALPDGPSGAEVSPLWQCAYLDHGDMAKRLIDHGADVNFISPTSGMTLLMTAVFQHSVQVGRLLLKAGADVHIRDKKGRQAVDFAHKNSEGPRRHSGGDSAGPEDTHPHEYNEMLRQIRCLMAAKPYRYKKFKRSSSPDRE from the coding sequence ATGGAACAGAATACCCCATTTGAAATTGCGACCCTGTTCATGGGCATCCTCATGTTTCTCCTTTTCCTGGTCTACAAGATTAAAAGCGGCAGGGTGCGGAAAAGGGAAAAAAAGCTTCTGGGCGAACAGCTCATGACCTTTGTGGACAAGGGGTATGCCGACCTGGAAGATGATGAGGGCCGGGATATTCTATATCTGGCCGCCACCGGCGGGTTTGCCCCTGTAACGGCCGCGGCCATTGAAAAAGGGGCGGACCCCAACCGCCTATACGGGGGCGATCCCCTGCTCCGAATTCTGGCCAGGGACCATCCCCTTGGGACAGGGGCGGCAACGGTGCTCCTTGAAGGCGGTGCCCTGCCCGACGGACCTTCCGGCGCCGAGGTCAGCCCCCTGTGGCAGTGCGCCTACCTGGACCACGGCGACATGGCCAAGCGACTCATTGACCACGGGGCCGATGTCAATTTCATCTCCCCCACATCCGGAATGACCCTGCTCATGACAGCGGTTTTCCAACACTCCGTTCAGGTGGGCCGGCTGCTGCTCAAGGCCGGTGCAGATGTCCATATCCGGGATAAAAAAGGCAGGCAGGCCGTTGATTTCGCCCATAAGAACAGTGAGGGGCCCAGAAGGCACAGCGGCGGAGACAGTGCCGGGCCCGAGGATACCCACCCCCATGAATATAATGAAATGCTCCGGCAGATCCGCTGTCTCATGGCCGCCAAACCCTATCGATACAAAAAGTTCAAAAGATCAAGCTCTCCGGACAGGGAATAA
- a CDS encoding TIGR02757 family protein, with amino-acid sequence MRIRKDKLKEKLDRLYRLYNKREYVDPDPLLFLYDYPRTEDREVVGMIASCLAYGRVAMIMKTVGAVLEKMGPSPRDFVAGARREDLENTFKGFKYRFATEEHLSNLILGMQVVLNAYNSLEACFGAGGISGGAAQGLGRLYRTISTAGDAGHLLADPEKTSACKRSHLFLRWMVRCDGVDPGGWAGVSPAQLVYPVDTHMYKIGTLLGFTRRKSADKQCAVEITRGFKRLNPPDPVKYDFALTRFGIRQQFEIEDLKTFIRKDDD; translated from the coding sequence ATGAGAATAAGAAAAGACAAATTAAAAGAAAAACTCGACCGGCTATATCGGCTTTACAACAAAAGGGAATACGTAGACCCCGATCCCCTGCTCTTTCTCTACGATTATCCAAGGACGGAAGACAGGGAAGTCGTGGGGATGATTGCCTCATGCCTGGCCTACGGCCGGGTGGCTATGATTATGAAGACCGTTGGCGCTGTGCTGGAAAAGATGGGGCCGTCTCCCAGGGATTTCGTGGCCGGGGCCCGGCGGGAAGATCTGGAAAATACCTTTAAAGGGTTCAAATACCGGTTTGCAACGGAAGAGCATTTGAGCAATTTGATTCTGGGAATGCAGGTGGTGCTTAACGCATACAATTCTCTGGAGGCCTGTTTCGGGGCGGGGGGGATCTCCGGCGGAGCCGCCCAGGGGCTTGGGCGCCTCTACCGAACCATCTCAACGGCCGGGGACGCCGGCCATCTGCTGGCGGATCCTGAAAAAACATCGGCCTGCAAGCGGAGCCATCTTTTTCTGCGGTGGATGGTGAGGTGCGACGGGGTGGACCCCGGTGGCTGGGCCGGTGTATCTCCGGCGCAATTGGTCTATCCCGTTGATACACATATGTATAAAATCGGTACACTTCTGGGCTTTACCCGGCGAAAAAGCGCAGATAAGCAATGTGCCGTGGAAATCACACGGGGATTTAAGCGGCTCAATCCCCCGGATCCAGTAAAATACGATTTCGCCCTGACCCGGTTCGGTATCCGGCAGCAGTTTGAGATAGAGGATTTGAAAACGTTTATCAGAAAGGATGATGACTAA
- the sfsA gene encoding DNA/RNA nuclease SfsA yields the protein MRDEYRGYELPPLIQGRLVKRYKRFLADVELEDGSLVTAHCPNSGSMKGCAEAGAPVWISKSDNPKRKLKYTWELIRTKTSCIGINTQVPNKLVKQSIEKGLVAELADYTKVKPEVKTSAHTRLDLMLEDNQGRRCYVEIKNCTLVDHGLASFPDAVTTRGQKHLDELVSLHEQGHGAVIFYLIQRMDAERFTPAADIDPVYAQKLAWAAGKGVQIITRDVEILPEAGIIRLRRSVPVDLDYESILASNF from the coding sequence ATGAGAGATGAATATAGAGGATATGAGCTGCCCCCGCTGATTCAGGGGAGACTGGTGAAACGGTACAAGCGGTTTCTGGCGGATGTTGAGCTGGAGGACGGGAGCTTGGTCACGGCCCACTGCCCCAACTCCGGATCCATGAAAGGGTGCGCCGAGGCCGGGGCGCCGGTGTGGATTTCCAAAAGTGACAATCCCAAACGCAAACTCAAATACACCTGGGAATTGATCCGGACCAAGACCTCCTGTATCGGCATCAACACCCAGGTGCCCAATAAGCTGGTGAAGCAGTCCATTGAAAAGGGTCTGGTGGCGGAGCTGGCGGACTATACCAAGGTAAAGCCCGAGGTGAAGACCTCGGCCCATACCCGGCTGGACCTGATGCTGGAAGATAATCAGGGCCGGCGCTGCTATGTGGAGATTAAAAACTGCACCCTGGTGGACCATGGCCTGGCCTCTTTTCCCGATGCAGTGACCACAAGGGGGCAGAAACATCTGGATGAGTTGGTCAGCCTGCATGAACAGGGGCACGGGGCGGTTATTTTTTATCTGATCCAGCGCATGGATGCCGAGCGGTTCACCCCGGCCGCCGATATTGATCCGGTGTATGCTCAAAAACTGGCCTGGGCAGCGGGAAAAGGGGTGCAGATCATCACCCGGGATGTGGAGATCCTCCCGGAGGCGGGGATTATACGCCTGCGGCGTTCCGTACCGGTGGATCTGGATTACGAGTCAATCCTTGCGTCCAACTTTTAA
- the nifU gene encoding Fe-S cluster assembly protein NifU — MWDYTDKVKEHFLNPKNVGELEGANAVGETGSLSCGDALKLFLKVNENERIIDASFMTFGCASAVASSSALTEIIKGMTLDEAAKVTNDDIADFLGGLPKEKMHCSVMGQAALKKAIADYRGIQILEKPGEMVCECFDVTDLEIIEAVKTNGLETVEDVTNYLKAGGGCGKCLDRIEEIVVETRNETAEKINN; from the coding sequence ATGTGGGATTATACAGATAAGGTTAAGGAACATTTTTTAAACCCCAAAAATGTGGGGGAGCTTGAAGGGGCAAACGCCGTGGGCGAAACCGGCTCTCTGAGCTGCGGGGACGCGCTGAAGCTTTTTTTGAAGGTCAATGAAAACGAGCGGATCATTGATGCCTCCTTCATGACCTTCGGCTGTGCCAGCGCCGTGGCCTCCTCTTCGGCCCTGACCGAGATCATCAAGGGCATGACCCTGGATGAGGCGGCCAAGGTCACCAATGACGATATTGCCGATTTTTTGGGCGGTCTGCCAAAGGAAAAGATGCATTGTTCGGTCATGGGCCAGGCCGCATTGAAAAAGGCCATCGCCGATTACAGGGGAATCCAGATTCTTGAAAAACCCGGTGAAATGGTCTGCGAATGTTTTGATGTCACCGATCTTGAGATCATTGAGGCGGTGAAAACCAACGGGCTTGAGACCGTTGAAGATGTGACCAATTACCTCAAGGCCGGAGGCGGCTGCGGCAAATGCCTGGACCGTATAGAGGAGATCGTTGTAGAGACCCGGAACGAAACCGCTGAAAAAATCAATAATTAA
- the nifS gene encoding cysteine desulfurase NifS: protein MDVIYTDNNATTKVADEVIREMLPYFGELYGNPSSMYAFGDEVGRKIRKARQKVADLINADPDEIVFTSCGTESDNAAINAAITAFPEKKHLITSEVEHPAIRNLFKYLADKKGYEVTFVPVDKKGRLDMDILYSSMSENTAVISLMWANNETGVIFPIEEVAKKAGEKGILFHTDAVQATGKVAIDVKKAGVDMLSLSGHKIHAPKGVAALYVKKGIKFPAFLIGGHQESGRRGGTENTVSIIGLGKACELAKEHLPLMNTEVRALRDYLETQLLEKIPGTSVNGDRESRLPNTLSIGFDAVEGESILMLLDQKGICASSGSACTSGSLDPSHVLMAMEVPFKSAHGTIRFSLSHYNTKEEMDTIVGTLVPAIERLRMMSPFWKDGKMV from the coding sequence ATGGATGTCATTTATACGGACAACAACGCCACCACAAAAGTTGCAGATGAAGTGATCCGGGAAATGCTCCCCTATTTCGGGGAACTTTACGGCAACCCCTCGTCCATGTACGCCTTTGGGGATGAGGTGGGCAGAAAAATCAGAAAGGCCCGGCAGAAGGTGGCCGACCTGATCAATGCCGATCCCGATGAGATTGTCTTTACCTCCTGCGGCACCGAGAGCGACAATGCCGCCATCAATGCGGCCATTACGGCATTTCCCGAAAAAAAGCATCTCATTACCTCGGAAGTGGAACATCCGGCCATCAGAAACCTCTTTAAATACCTGGCCGATAAAAAGGGGTATGAGGTCACCTTTGTGCCCGTGGATAAAAAGGGGCGCCTGGATATGGACATCCTTTACAGCAGCATGTCCGAAAATACGGCTGTGATTTCGCTGATGTGGGCCAACAACGAAACCGGGGTGATTTTTCCCATTGAGGAAGTGGCAAAAAAGGCCGGTGAAAAGGGGATACTGTTTCATACCGATGCGGTCCAGGCCACGGGAAAGGTGGCCATTGACGTGAAAAAGGCCGGAGTGGATATGCTTTCCCTCTCCGGGCATAAAATCCATGCACCCAAAGGGGTGGCCGCCCTGTACGTGAAAAAGGGAATTAAATTTCCGGCCTTTCTCATCGGAGGCCACCAGGAAAGCGGCCGCCGGGGGGGCACTGAAAATACGGTCTCCATCATTGGCCTGGGCAAGGCATGTGAGCTGGCCAAGGAACACCTGCCCCTGATGAACACCGAGGTGAGGGCCCTGAGGGATTATCTGGAAACACAGCTCCTTGAAAAAATTCCCGGGACATCGGTGAACGGGGACCGTGAGAGCCGCCTGCCCAATACATTGTCCATCGGGTTCGACGCCGTTGAAGGGGAGTCCATCCTCATGCTTCTGGACCAGAAAGGGATTTGCGCCTCCTCGGGTTCCGCCTGTACCTCAGGCTCCCTGGACCCCTCCCATGTCCTCATGGCCATGGAAGTGCCCTTTAAATCCGCCCACGGCACCATCCGGTTTTCCCTCTCCCATTACAATACCAAAGAGGAGATGGACACCATTGTCGGGACCCTGGTTCCGGCCATTGAACGGCTCCGGATGATGTCTCCCTTCTGGAAGGACGGGAAGATGGTTTAG